A stretch of DNA from Deltaproteobacteria bacterium:
TTCTGGATGGATCTTGCAGACGGAATCATCGTGGTTTTTCTGTCAAATCGCACCTTTCCCCACGATACCGAAGGCTCGAGGCTCGCCATGAAGGCCTTTCGTCCCCTTCTTCATGACCTGGTACGAGAGGAATGCGTCTGATGGACCCTGTGTTTGCCCAAAACCTCACCGAGGAGATACGCCGCAGGGCTGGAGAGACATTCTTCATTGCAGGCGGTCCGGTCCGGGACCTCTTTCTCGGGCGGGTCCCTCCTGACATCGATCTCGTCTTTCCCGACGGGGCCGTTTCAAAGGCGAGGGATTTTGCCGCCCGGACTGGAGGAAGTTTTGTCCTCCTTGACGAGGACGAAGGGGTGGCGCGCGTGGTATTACCCGGGCTCATCCTCGATTTCAGCCAGTACCGCTCAGGGGCAAGGACCCTTGCGGAGGATCTCGCCAAGCGGGATTTCACCATAAATGCCATGGCCCTACCAGGGTCCTACCTGCCGACTTTTCTGTCGTTTTGCAACCAGTTCACGCCTGAACCGGAGGACGAGGCCGGAGGCGGGCATATCCCCAGAATGAGGCGTATATCCAGGCCGCCGGCCCAGGACCTGATCGACCCCTTAGGCGGTCTTCAGGACCTTGATGCCGGCCTGATACGAGCGATTTGCCGCGAAAATCTCAAGGCCGATCCCCTGAGGCTCCTTCGTGCATACAGGTTCCGTGCCCAGCTCGATTTTCGCATCTCTTCAGAGACAGATGCCTGGATCAGGGAACTCGGCCTTTCCGTGTCGAGTGTCTCGACAGAGCGGATCACCCACGAACTGGATCTCATACTCGAGTCGAAAAGAGGAGGCCGGACATTTTCCGAGATGGCGGGAACTTCCCTCCTTTTTGCCGTTCTCCCCGAGCTTGCCAGCCTCTCGGGCGTGGAGCAGCCCCTTTTTCACCACCTCGACTGCCTGGGGCACAGCCTCGAGGCCCTTTCCTGCGTTGAGGTCCTCATGGGGGATCCGGCAGTCAGGTTCAGCCTCACTGACCCACTTCGGGACTGGTATGCCCAAAGCCCGTCCCGGCGCATCGCCCTTTCATGGGCAGCCCTACTTCACGACATGGCAAAACCCGCCTGCCGGATGGAGAAGGATGGACGGCCCACGTTTTATCACCACGACCGGACCGGGGCAGAGATGGTGGAGAGACTGGGCGGGAGGCTCCGCTGGTCCATGCGGCGCACTAGGACCGTATCGCGTCTGGTATCTCTTCACATGCGGCCTTTCCATCTACTTAATGACCTTCGGCGTGGCGGGCCGTCAAAGAGGGC
This window harbors:
- a CDS encoding HD domain-containing protein — its product is MDPVFAQNLTEEIRRRAGETFFIAGGPVRDLFLGRVPPDIDLVFPDGAVSKARDFAARTGGSFVLLDEDEGVARVVLPGLILDFSQYRSGARTLAEDLAKRDFTINAMALPGSYLPTFLSFCNQFTPEPEDEAGGGHIPRMRRISRPPAQDLIDPLGGLQDLDAGLIRAICRENLKADPLRLLRAYRFRAQLDFRISSETDAWIRELGLSVSSVSTERITHELDLILESKRGGRTFSEMAGTSLLFAVLPELASLSGVEQPLFHHLDCLGHSLEALSCVEVLMGDPAVRFSLTDPLRDWYAQSPSRRIALSWAALLHDMAKPACRMEKDGRPTFYHHDRTGAEMVERLGGRLRWSMRRTRTVSRLVSLHMRPFHLLNDLRRGGPSKRAMRRLLVEAGEDFPALFLLAMADSMAGCGPLKPPELDEELDALWVRVCRFYWDHFLPVSKEERLLTGHDIQKILGLTPGPLVGKALEAIEDARAEGLVSNREEAVRYLVEWHSAQ